Proteins from a genomic interval of Siniperca chuatsi isolate FFG_IHB_CAS linkage group LG10, ASM2008510v1, whole genome shotgun sequence:
- the LOC122883451 gene encoding neuronal acetylcholine receptor subunit alpha-2-like isoform X1 has protein sequence MDAYKCLSLLFFTLPPQVCSQVGPRAHAEERLLQDLFAHYNKLSRPVENTTDTVLVHFGLSIAQLIDVDEKNQMMTTNVWVKQEWNDYKLRWNPEQYENVTSIRIPSEIIWRPDIVLYNNADGDFAVTHLTKAHLFHDGRIKWMPPAIYKSSCSIDVTFFPFDQQSCKMKFGSWTYDRAKIDLISMASNVDQMDYWESGEWVIVNAVGKYNTKKYECCTEIYADITYYFIIRRLPLFYTINLIIPCLLISCLTVLVFYLPSQCGEKITLCISVLLSLTVFLLLITEIIPSTSLVIPLIGEYLLFTMVFVTLSIIITIFVLNVHHRSPQTHGMPHWVRRVFLDLVPRVLFMKRPPGTAKQHCKKLIEMMHRPTTISTTGNSQAFWTGLETGLRQMGQVENTLPKTPSDSPSILVCSPSPTSSPLEDSNKEDHPLKANIFCRSTSGQYSVLSEKQPLRGHNSAASSSSQLSLPPTLPLGPLPTLSGEKPNTLAPNGRSLSAEQMCDQQKELPQRAGHLCRSHSFQYCCLHDEGPGVIGIAGWLKKQASTDHLAETLTAESTKDASTQQDTVVPTISPAMHRAIEGVQYIADHLRAEDADFSVKEDWKYVAMVIDRIFLWMFVLVCILGSVGLFLPPWLAGMI, from the exons ATGGATGCATACAAATGTTTGAGCTTACTTTTCTTCACTCTTCCTCCACAAG TTTGTTCCCAAGTTGGACCTCGTGCCCATGCTGAAGAGAGGCTGCTCCAGGATCTGTTTGCACATTACAATAAGCTCTCCCGGCCTGTGGAAAACACTACAGACACAGTGCTAGTCCACTTTGGACTGTCTATTGCCCAGCTTATTGATGTG GATGAGAAGAACCAGATGATGACCACAAATGTCTGGGTCAAGCAA GAATGGAACGATTACAAACTCCGTTGGAATCCGGAGCAATACGAAAATGTCACCTCCATCCGTATTCCCTCAGAGATCATCTGGAGGCCTGACATTGTCCTTTACAACAA CGCTGATGGCGACTTTGCAGTAACTCACCTCACAAAGGCACATCTATTCCATGACGGTCGGATAAAGTGGATGCCACCGGCCATTTACAAATCTTCATGCAGCATAGATGTCACCTTTTTCCCTTTTGACCAGCAGAGCTGCAAGATGAAGTTTGGCTCGTGGACCTATGACCGTGCCAAGATCGATCTGATCAGCATGGCCAGCAATGTGGACCAGATGGACTACTGGGAGAGTGGCGAGTGGGTTATTGTCAATGCAGTGGGAAAGTACAATACCAAAAAGTACGAGTGCTGCACAGAGATCTACGCAGACATCACTTACTACTTCATCATCCGAAGGCTTCCGTTGTTCTACACCATTAACCTTATCATTCCTTGTCTTCTTATCTCCTGTTTGACTGTGCTGGTGTTTTATTTGCCATCGCAATGTGGCGAGAAGATTACCTTGTGTATCTCAGTGTTGTTGTCCCTAACGGTATTCCTCCTACTGATCACAGAGATTATACCGTCTACATCACTGGTGATTCCACTGATTGGTGAATACCTGCTGTTCACCATGGTTTTTGTCACACTCTCGATCATAATTACTATCTTTGTGTTAAACGTACATCACCGTTCACCACAAACCCATGGCATGCCTCACTGGGTACGGAGAGTATTCTTGGACTTGGTGCCTCGAGTCCTCTTCATGAAGCGTCCGCCAGGCACAGCCAAGCAGCACTGCAAGAAGCTTATTGAGATGATGCACCGTCCCACCACCATATCTACAACAGGAAACTCGCAGGCTTTTTGGACAGGGCTGGAGACCGGGTTGAGACAGATGGGCCAGGTAGAGAATACACTACCAAAGACTCCATCTGACAGTCCAAGTATCCTTGTCTGCTCACCTTCTCCAACCTCTTCCCCTCTTGAGGACAGCAACAAGGAAGATCACCCACTGAAAGCCAACATTTTCTGCCGGTCCACATCTGGTCAGTATTCAGTTCTCTCAGAGAAACAACCCTTACGTGGACACAACTCTGCAGCCTCATCTTCCTCCCAATTGTCTTTGCCACCAACTTTGCCACTGGGCCCACTTCCCACCCTATCTGGGGAAAAACCAAACACACTGGCCCCAAATGGCCGCTCCCTCAGTGCAGAGCAAATGTGTGACCAACAGAAGGAGCTTCCTCAGAGAGCTGGGCATCTGTGCCGTTCCCACAGCTTCCAGTATTGCTGTCTGCATGATGAAGGGCCTGGGGTCATTGGGATTGCAGGGTGGTTAAAGAAACAAGCCTCTACAGATCACCTAGCTGAAACCCTCACAGCAGAATCCACTAAAGATGCAAGTACCCAACAGGACACCGTGGTTCCAACTATTTCCCCAGCTATGCACCGGGCCATAGAGGGAGTTCAGTACATCGCTGATCATCTCAGGGCGGAGGATGCAGATTTTTCA GTGAAGGAGGACTGGAAGTATGTGGCCATGGTCATTGACAGGATATTCCTCTGGATGTTTGTACTGGTGTGTATACTGGGATCGGTGGgactctttcttcctccttggCTGGCTGGAATGATCTAG
- the LOC122883451 gene encoding neuronal acetylcholine receptor subunit alpha-4-like isoform X2, giving the protein MMTTNVWVKQEWNDYKLRWNPEQYENVTSIRIPSEIIWRPDIVLYNNADGDFAVTHLTKAHLFHDGRIKWMPPAIYKSSCSIDVTFFPFDQQSCKMKFGSWTYDRAKIDLISMASNVDQMDYWESGEWVIVNAVGKYNTKKYECCTEIYADITYYFIIRRLPLFYTINLIIPCLLISCLTVLVFYLPSQCGEKITLCISVLLSLTVFLLLITEIIPSTSLVIPLIGEYLLFTMVFVTLSIIITIFVLNVHHRSPQTHGMPHWVRRVFLDLVPRVLFMKRPPGTAKQHCKKLIEMMHRPTTISTTGNSQAFWTGLETGLRQMGQVENTLPKTPSDSPSILVCSPSPTSSPLEDSNKEDHPLKANIFCRSTSGQYSVLSEKQPLRGHNSAASSSSQLSLPPTLPLGPLPTLSGEKPNTLAPNGRSLSAEQMCDQQKELPQRAGHLCRSHSFQYCCLHDEGPGVIGIAGWLKKQASTDHLAETLTAESTKDASTQQDTVVPTISPAMHRAIEGVQYIADHLRAEDADFSVKEDWKYVAMVIDRIFLWMFVLVCILGSVGLFLPPWLAGMI; this is encoded by the exons ATGATGACCACAAATGTCTGGGTCAAGCAA GAATGGAACGATTACAAACTCCGTTGGAATCCGGAGCAATACGAAAATGTCACCTCCATCCGTATTCCCTCAGAGATCATCTGGAGGCCTGACATTGTCCTTTACAACAA CGCTGATGGCGACTTTGCAGTAACTCACCTCACAAAGGCACATCTATTCCATGACGGTCGGATAAAGTGGATGCCACCGGCCATTTACAAATCTTCATGCAGCATAGATGTCACCTTTTTCCCTTTTGACCAGCAGAGCTGCAAGATGAAGTTTGGCTCGTGGACCTATGACCGTGCCAAGATCGATCTGATCAGCATGGCCAGCAATGTGGACCAGATGGACTACTGGGAGAGTGGCGAGTGGGTTATTGTCAATGCAGTGGGAAAGTACAATACCAAAAAGTACGAGTGCTGCACAGAGATCTACGCAGACATCACTTACTACTTCATCATCCGAAGGCTTCCGTTGTTCTACACCATTAACCTTATCATTCCTTGTCTTCTTATCTCCTGTTTGACTGTGCTGGTGTTTTATTTGCCATCGCAATGTGGCGAGAAGATTACCTTGTGTATCTCAGTGTTGTTGTCCCTAACGGTATTCCTCCTACTGATCACAGAGATTATACCGTCTACATCACTGGTGATTCCACTGATTGGTGAATACCTGCTGTTCACCATGGTTTTTGTCACACTCTCGATCATAATTACTATCTTTGTGTTAAACGTACATCACCGTTCACCACAAACCCATGGCATGCCTCACTGGGTACGGAGAGTATTCTTGGACTTGGTGCCTCGAGTCCTCTTCATGAAGCGTCCGCCAGGCACAGCCAAGCAGCACTGCAAGAAGCTTATTGAGATGATGCACCGTCCCACCACCATATCTACAACAGGAAACTCGCAGGCTTTTTGGACAGGGCTGGAGACCGGGTTGAGACAGATGGGCCAGGTAGAGAATACACTACCAAAGACTCCATCTGACAGTCCAAGTATCCTTGTCTGCTCACCTTCTCCAACCTCTTCCCCTCTTGAGGACAGCAACAAGGAAGATCACCCACTGAAAGCCAACATTTTCTGCCGGTCCACATCTGGTCAGTATTCAGTTCTCTCAGAGAAACAACCCTTACGTGGACACAACTCTGCAGCCTCATCTTCCTCCCAATTGTCTTTGCCACCAACTTTGCCACTGGGCCCACTTCCCACCCTATCTGGGGAAAAACCAAACACACTGGCCCCAAATGGCCGCTCCCTCAGTGCAGAGCAAATGTGTGACCAACAGAAGGAGCTTCCTCAGAGAGCTGGGCATCTGTGCCGTTCCCACAGCTTCCAGTATTGCTGTCTGCATGATGAAGGGCCTGGGGTCATTGGGATTGCAGGGTGGTTAAAGAAACAAGCCTCTACAGATCACCTAGCTGAAACCCTCACAGCAGAATCCACTAAAGATGCAAGTACCCAACAGGACACCGTGGTTCCAACTATTTCCCCAGCTATGCACCGGGCCATAGAGGGAGTTCAGTACATCGCTGATCATCTCAGGGCGGAGGATGCAGATTTTTCA GTGAAGGAGGACTGGAAGTATGTGGCCATGGTCATTGACAGGATATTCCTCTGGATGTTTGTACTGGTGTGTATACTGGGATCGGTGGgactctttcttcctccttggCTGGCTGGAATGATCTAG